GCCTAGCGTGCCGTCTTGCTTTTTAAAACGCCTGCTTGTGGCTAAACCTATTGTAGCTGCAGCCGAACCGCTAGGCAAATATTTCAACTCCACATTCCTGGTCAAACGCCCTACCATAATCACTTTATTAAACATGATAAGCCCTTATTCGCTATGAGATTCTGTGCTTTTTGCTTCCTCTGCGTGGTGAGAATGCGCGTGTTCGGTTTTTTCATGCTTTTCTTTGGCGTGTGATGGCTTTTTATTAGCCCTATCCACTAACGCATGCCACGCTTCCACTTCTTTTTTACTTTCGTATTTGATCACAATGAAACGCAACACGTCTTCATTGATGCGATACAATCTTTCAAGCTCTAAAATCATGGACGGATCTGCTTTGAAATACGCCACATAATAGTAGCCTCTTTTGTGCTTTTTGATTTCATAGGCTAAATTACGCATGCCCATATCCAGGCTCGTTTCAATCACGCCATGATGCTTAGTGATCACTTCTCTGTAAAATTCAATTTTGGATTTAATCTCTTCTTCTACTAAAGTAGGTTTGAGAATAAACATCGTTTCATAATGCCTCATCCATTCTCCTTGTGGTTGTATAGCCCTTTTTTTACTAAAAAAGAGCAAGGTTAAAAAACTTTCAATTATACCTTGCTTTCGCTTGTTTTTGGATTAAATTGAGTTTTATTAGTAATATTAAAGCTCAAAACCAGTTCATTTTTCAAGGGTTAATGATTTTTTGAATGGGGGTCAAATACAAAAAACCCAATTCCTTTTGCCCTTGCATGCTTTGAAGGTGCCATAACCTAAAAATTTCAAAAACCCTCTTATAGCCGGCTTCTTTCAAACGCAGGGCGTTTTTAGCGTAATTTTCTACAATCTCTTTAGGGGGAGTGTAGCCTAAAACCTCTTTAGCATCCATTAAACCGGTCGTTTTAATATGAGCGAAAAATAAAAAAAGCTGGTAAAAATAGCGCTCTAACCCCCTTAAAATATCCGCATCTTTTTTGCCCTCTTTTAACAAATAATCATAAATATCAAGCACGCTTTTTTTCAAAAAAAGCCCTAAAATGAGCTTTTGTAAATCCATATCCCCCGCATTGGAGCTTAATTCTTGAATGTCTTCTAAAGTGATGGGCGCGTTTAAAATCGCTAGCTTGTCTAAATCGTTAAACGAAATGCTTAAATCTTCGTTATTGGTTTCAAAAAGAGCGTTTAAAAGATGGCTGCTGATGTCTAAATGTAAAAAATTCGCCCTTTCTTGCAAGAATTTCAAACTCTCCCACGCTTTAGGGATAAAAAAGCGCGCATGGATTGCTTCATCTTTCAAGGGGCTTTTTTGGAAAAGTTTAACGATAATTTCGCTAGTGTATTTGTATTTTGTGGTGTCGCTTTTAGAATTATAAAGCCCTATGATAAGCCTGTTATGGCTAGGCCGCTCTAAAGCTTTTAAAAAAAGATTGATATCATTTTCCTTAAATTTCTTATGCAGTGCAAAATCTAATTTTAAAATGACTAAACTGCTCCCTCCAAATAAAGAATCCTGCTCTAAAAGGGTCGCAATCTGGCTTTTTTCATAATCGCTCGCATAAAAAAACGAAGTTTCTGTGTCAGGGTTATTGCATTTAAAAAGCGCGCTAATCGTTTGAATGTAATAATGGATAAAAAAATCAAACTCCCCATACAAAAACACCGCTTTAGGGAGTCGTTGTTTTAAATAATTGTCCAAATCTTTACGATACATGCTCTTTAATCCTTTCTGTGATTTCGCCCCAAACTTGCCCTAAAACCAAATCCGCATGCGTGATTTTAACGCGCACCTTTTCTAAAGACTTAAAAACCTTGTTCGTTTTGACTAAAACTTTAAGCCCTATTAATTCTTTTAGCCCCACCACCACCCAATCTTTAACCTCCAAAACCACGCCCAAAAATTCTTTTTCTAAAAGTTCTAAAGCCAAGCGAGCGAATTTGCGTTTGACAAAATCCCTTTCAATCAAAGCGGCCTTTTTTTGTAAAGCGTTCAACTCAGCGCACAATTCAGGCGTTTCTTCTAACAAATACGAACAGCCTTTAGCTTGATGGAACAACAATTCTTTTAAAAGCCTGTGTAAGGCTAAATCGCTGTATCGTCTAATGGGCGAAGTGAAATGCGTATAGCTAGCAAACCCCAAACCAAAATGGCTTTCTTGCATGGGGCTATAAAGGGCTAAATTTTGAGATTTAATGATCAAGCGCGAAACTTCTCTTTCTAATTTCTTTTCTTTGGCTATCTTTAAAGCATGCTCTAAAAAAGAAAAAAAGCCCATGTTTTTAGGGCGCACAATCTCATAATCAAAAAGCTTATCGTAGAGGCGTTTTTGCTGCTCCAAACTTGGCTCTTTATGGGTGCGGTATATCCCCTTATTTTGAAAATGCTTATCCAATAAATTCGCGCTAGATTGGTTGGCTAATAGCATGGCTTCTTCTATAAGGGTGTGTGCGTTACTTTCTGTTTGCGTTTCAATTTTTTCTATACGCCCTTCTTTATTTAAATACAGCTTGTTTTCAAACGAATTGAAATTAAACCCCTTTTTTAAACGCTCCTTTTTTAACTTTAAAGCCATTTCTAAAAACCCCAAAAGGCTTTGTTGCAAGTCTTTATCTAAAGAGCTTTGTTGGGTGCTTAAAAAATGGTTGATTTCTTCATAGGTGCAATTAGCCCTAACTTCAATAACGCCTTGAAACAATCGGGCGTTTTCCAAATTATCTAAAGGGATTTCATACACTAAAGCCAGGCGTTTTTCAAACGCTTTTAGTGAGCATGCCCCTTGAGACAAACTCAAAGGCAACATGGGATACACGCTATTAGGGAAATACACGCTAAAGCCCCTAACCCTAGCTTCTTTATCCAAACTAGAATATTTCGGCACAAATTCGCTCACATCAGCAACCGCCACAAACAAAACCCTTTTTTCTTGATCATAAAAAATCGCATCGTCAAAATCTTTAGCGTCTTTGGGGTCAATGGTGATAAAAGGGATGTGAGAATAATTGATCCTGTCTTTAAAATCGCTCGCTTTGAGTTGCGCGTAATGTTGGGCTAAATTCAAACAATCTTTTGAAAAATCCTTAATCCTGTCAAAAAGGTTTAAAGAAAGGTTTTCATCTATTAAAGGGTCTTCTAAAGCCCCTAAAATTTCGCTGATTTCACGCTTTTTAAGATCGATCTTTACCACGCAATGCCTGGGCAATTCTAATAAGGATTTTTGGCTGTGCTTTAAAAGAATGGGTTTTTTAAAAGGCTCTTTAAAAGGGATAGCCACAATCTGGTTTTTTTCTTTAGCCAAGTAAGCTATCATCGTGTCTTGTGCATCAAAAAGAGCGGCTTTAAAAAAGGCTATGGGGCGTTTTTTAGAACATTCTATTTTGCATAAAATCAAAGCGTCTGTTTTAAAAGATGGGGGTAAGTTTTTGATTAAAGGGTCTTTGGGGTAATTTTTCGCTAAAGAAACGAAAAACGCCTTATTTTTTACCCTTTCAATCTTGCCTATATCAAAGCCTTCTTTTAAAAGATAGCGATCCTTGTTTGATTGAAGCGCTTCTTTTAAAACGCCCTTTTCTACTAGGGGAGCGAATCGCTTAGGGATCTTTTTAACCCCAAAAAAAAGGCTTCTTAAAAACCCTTGCATCAAAAAACGCTTCGCATGACTTCAAACGCCTTTGAATAAGGGATTTGAGAAGCGCTGAATTTTTCAAAACTTAAAGAGGCTTGATAGATGAGCATGTCTTTCCCGTCTTGAAAGGGGATTTTTAACTCTTTAGCCAAAGACAAAAAGGGCGTTAAAAACCCATACGCCAAATCATAAGCGAGCTTGCCCTCTTTAAAATACCCTTTCAAAACCTCTTTATTTAAAGGCAATTCGTTATGCAAACTCGCTGAAGTGGCGTTAATGATCAAATCAAAAGCGCTTTTAGGAGGATCCATGAAACAATCACAGCCCAAGCGTTGGAAAAAATCCAATCCCCTAGAAGAGCGGTTCAACACGCTCACCTTTAAGCCTTGTTTTTTCAATTCACACGCTAGGGCTTTAGCGCTCCCCCCAGAGCCTAAAATCAGAGCGCTCTGGTAGCCCTCATTCCCCAAAGAGAGCCAGAAACCTAAAGCGTCGGTATTGTAACCCACAAGCTCATCATTTTCCAAAACAAGCGTATTGACTGCTCCGCATTCAAGCGCGATACCTTTGATTTTATCGCAAATTTGAAACGCCCTTTCTTTAAAGGGTAAAGTTACATTAGCCCCACTCAATCCCAAATGCAAGAACCCGTTTTTGATATGGCTTTCTAAAGGGAGTAATATGGGGTGGTAATGCCCCAAAAACCCTAATTCTTTTTGAAAAGTCAAAAAACAAGCGTTATGGATTAAGGGCGATTTGGAATGTTTGATGGGATTTCCCAAAACCCCAAAAGATTTTAATTTCATTATTCTTTCATTCAGCCTTTTTTAAAAGTTTTAAAAACACATAACCCTTTGTTTCGTGAGAAAATTCAATTTCAGCCCAATCGTTTTGGATTTCTAAAACCTTCACGCTTTTATTTTTTAAAAGCAATCCCAAGATTTTACCTTTTGTGCTGGGAAAAGCGCGCACATTCACGCCACTGACTGCGACTTTATACTCTAAAGGTTTTTTTCCCATTGTAGAGATTGTAGGGGCTTTTTGGTTGTTTTGAACGGGCGGGACGCTGTTTTGTTTAGACTCGTTTTCTTTTTCTCGCTCTTGTTTGGTTTCTTTTTCTTGTGCGGCTGTTTCTAAAGGTGGCGCTGTGTCTTTGGTGGGGCTTTCTTCTGTGGCGGTTGTGGTTGCGTTGGCTTCTTCTTTGGGCGAAAGCGCGCTGTTTTGACGCTCTGTCTCGCTTTTTTCTGCATTTGGGCTTATTGGAGCGCTGTCTTTTTTCACATAAAAACCAAGCACAGCATGCGCTAAAGCATACAACAACATGAACGCCAAAACCACCAACAAAGGCCGCATAAAAAGTTTTAAAGAAGATTTCATCTCAGTTTTCATTCCTACCCTCAACGCTTTTCAAAATCAATCCTAGGGTCAATCGCCACGCAGAGCAAATCGCTTATCAAACTCGCCACCAAACCTAAAAGCGTGAAAATATAAAGCGAACCAAACACAACGGGATAATCCCTACTCACAATGCTTTCATACCCTAAAAGCCCTAACCCATCCAAGCTAAAAACAATCTCTATCAACAAACTTGAGCTAAAAAACATGCCCAAAAAAGCCTGCGGGAAACCCGCCACCACTAATAAAATCGCATTACGGAACACATGCGCATAAAAAATACGCCCCACTGAACAGCCCTTAGCCTTAGCACTCAGTACATAAAGCTTGCCCATTTCATCTAAAAAAGAGTTTTTCACTAAAAGCGTGAGGCTTGCAAAACCCCCTAAAGAAATGCAAAGAATGGGCAAAGTGATATGCCATAAATAATCCTTGATTTTACCTAACGCGCTCAAACTTTCAAAATTATCGCTCACTAGCCCCTTTAAAGGGAACCAGTGCCAATAATTCCCTCCGGCAAAAAACACGATCAACACCACCGCAAACAAAAAGGCCGGGATAGCGTTAGCGACAATGATCACCACGCTGCTTAGCACATCTAAAGGCTCGTTATTGCGTTTGGCCTTGAAAATCCCTAAAGGGATAGAAATAAGATAAATCAAAATCGTGCTAAAAAACCCTAACGAAATGGATACGGGCAATTTTTCCTTAATCAAATCTATCACTTTAATCTGGCGATAAAAGCTCTCCCCAAAATCAAATTGCAGATATTTTTTGAGCATGAGAAGATAGCGCTCCCCTATGGGCTTGTCAAAACCATAGAGTTTTTTTAAATTTTCTAACAAATCGCTCTCCAGCCCCTGAGACGCCCTATACGAACGCTCTTTAACAACGCCTTGAATCTCTTTGGACTGCGTGTTATTGATTTTGGCCATCATCTGCTCTATAGGACCTCCTGGAGCGGATTGGATCAGAAAAAAATTAATCGTCATGATGGCTAATAAAGTAGGGATAATCAAAAGCAAGCGTTTAAGGATGTAAGCAATCATTGAAGATCCTTTTCTTTTATCCACCATAAATACGGCGAAAATCCATAGCTAGGGCTGATTTCAGGCATGCCAATGTAATTATACGCTGCGATCCTGTAATTAGGCAAATAAAAATGCGGTATCACATAAAACCCCCACAATAGCACCCTATCCATCGCTTGAATGGCAGCTAATTGCTCCTTGTAATCTTTAGCGTTAATGATTTTTTCAATCAAATCATCTACCGCTTTACTAGAGATTCCCGCATAATTTCTTGTGCCTTTTTCTTTCGCGCTCAAAGAGCCAAAATAAAAGCGCTGCTCATTACCCGGGAAAGACGATTGGCCAATCACTCCTACAATCATGTCAAAATCATAGCTTTTGATCCGATTGACATACTGGCTTAAATCCACTCTTTGGATTTTCATTTCAATCCCTAACACCTTTAAGTTTTTAGCAAAGGCTAGGGCCAGTCTTTCAAAGGCTGGGCTGTTTAAAAGCAAAGTGAAACTAAACGGCTTGTTATTCTTATCCACCAAACGCATGTTTTTGTAGGAAAAGCCCGCGCTCTCTAAAAGCTTTTGAGCGTATTTTAAATTTTCCCTCAAATTATAGCCTAAAACATCAACCCCATCGGTTCTAGGCACGACATAAGGCTCTTTAAAAACCCTTTCATCCAAACTCTTTTCATAAGGGGCTAACAGAACTTTTTCTTCAGGGCTTGGGAGGGGAGGGGATGCATAGATAGAGTTACTGAAAAAACTAGTGGTGCGTTTGTATTGCGAAAAAAACAAATTTTTATTCGCCCATTCAAAATCAAACGCATAAAACAAGGCTTCACGCACCCTTTTATCCTTGAAAATTTCTCGGCGCGTGTTGAAGAAAAACCCTTGCATGCCGCTTGGCATTTTGTGGGCTATGAGGTATTTAGTGATTTTTTTATTATCCATAGCTTTCCCCACATAACCCCTAGCCCAAACCTTAGCCGTGCTTTCAAGGCGCCAATCATACGCCCCGCTTAAAAAAGCCTGTAAGGCAACGGTTTCATCTTTGTAATACTCAAATTTGATCTCATCAAAATTGAATTGCCCCTTTCTGCTAGGCAAATTCCTCGCCCAATAATTGGGGTTTTTTTGGTAGGTGATTTTCTTGCCCACATCAAAAGAAGCGATCACATAAGGGCCGCTAGAAACAGGAATGAGTAAGGGGTTTTTTTCAAAATAATCCTTTTGAAACGCTTTTTTGGAAAAGATTTGCAACTGCCCTAAAATAAGGGGCAACTCTTTATTTTCAGTGGTTTTGAAAATGAATTTAACATGGTGTTTGTCTAAGACAACCGCCTTTTTAACATCTTGGTAATACTGCCTATAAATAGGCGATCCTAATTCCATTATCGTATCAAAGCTAAACTTCACATCGCTCGCTAAAATGGGAGCGTTATTGCTGAATCTCGCTCTTTTGTCTAAGGTAAAAATCACATAGCTGTTATCCTTAGCTACTTGTGCGTCTTTAGCGATCAAGGGGTATTCTGCAAAAGGTTCGTCCAAACTTTGCACCATTAAAGTGTCATAAATGAGATCCAAGCCTTCGGCTTTAGTGCCTTTGAGTGCAAAAGGGTTAAGGCTATCAAAAGTCCCTATGGCGTCATTTCTTAAAACACCGCCTTTTCTGGCGTTAGGGTTAGCGTATTCAAAATGCGTGAAATTGTCTTTATATTTAGGCTCTTCGCCCAAGTATAAATAAGGCGTAGCCTTAAGGAAACAAAACACCCCTAACCATAAGCCTAAAATTTTAAAGACCACTCAAACCAACCCCATCAATTCTTTAGCCTTTTGGTAAGTCGCTTGCGCTAAAGGCCTGGCTTTTTTGACACCGCCATTTAAAACGGCTTTCACTTCATCATCGCTGATTTCTTTGTATCTTTCTTGGATGGGTTTTAAAGCTTGGATCATTACTTCAGCCAATTCCTTTTTAAAATCCCCATAGCCCTTATTTTTGAAACGCTCTTCTATGTTTTCTGGGCTCTCATTGCTTAAAAGCATGTAGATATTTAAAAGGTTAAAAACGCCCTCTCTTTTTTCATCAAATGCAATAACGCCCATAGAATCAGTGGCCGCTTTTTTGATTTTTCTTACAATAATGTCTGGCTCATCTAAAAGAAAAATCGCATGGTTAGCCCCTTGATGCGATTTACTCATCTTCACTTTTGGATCATCTAGCCCCATAACCCTTGCCCCCACTTTAGCAATCAAAGGCTCTGGCACTTTAAAGCAGCTCCCAAAATCCCTGTTAAATTTTTCTGCAATGTTTCGTGTGAGCTCTAAATGCTGTTTTTGATCTTCGCCCACTGGCACTAAATCGCTTTGGTATAATAAAATATCTGACGCCATTAAAATAGGGTAATTGAAAAGCCCCACATTCACGCTTTTAGGGTTTTTTAAAGACTTGTCTTTGAATTGCGTCATTCTTTGCATTTCCCCCATAGACACCTGACAATTTAATAGCCATGCTAAAGCCGGGTGCTCATCAATTTCACTTTGAATGAATAACCCCGATTGCTTGGGATTAATCCCGCAAGCCAAAAGCAATTTGACCAGTTCATAGCTTTGGGATTTTAAAAATATAGGATCTATGGGCAAAGTAATCGCATGCGAATTGACGACGCAAAAAAGGTTTTCATATTCATCTTGCGCCTCTACCCAATGTTTGATCGCTCCTAAATAGTTGCCCAAATGGATTTGCCCGGTAGGTTGGATGCCTGAAAAGACTCGTTTTTTGTGCATGTTGTTTCTCGCTCATTAGTTTAGCGTTTATTGTAACCACCTAATTTTAATATTTTAATTTATCTTAGTTTTTAAGAACGCTTGATCCCAGAAAAGAGTAACACTTCATAGCTCAATTTTTCAAACGCCATGTTTTGAAAAAAATGTTTTTTTTGCTTGAAACTCAGCGTTGAACCCCCCAAAAGACCGCATTTTTTAAGGTAATTCAAAGCATCTTGTTTGCGGTTGAAATAAAGAGCGAAGCGCTTGTTTTCCAATTCTATTTGAAAATTTTTAAAAGCGTTTTTGATTAAGGATTTGAGCGTTTTGAGATCCCTTAAAGGCGAAGGCGTGCCTAAAAACTCATGCACTTCATGCAAACTAAAATCCGTATGGATAGCTAAAGCGGTCTCCTTACTAAAAAGAGCGATTTTTTCTAAAACGCTTTTTAAATCCCTTGCCCATTGCAAAGATGAAGAGGACACAATCAGATCGTAATCGCAAAAAACATGTTCTTCAAAATCCGCATGCTCTAAAGAGATTTTTTGAATGTTGATAGAATGCGTGGGGTGTAATTTGAGCATGTTTATGGAATTATCCAAAGCGATAAAATTTTCAATCACAATATGTTGCCGCTCTAAAGCGTTAAAAACAGCCCCACTCCCCGATCCTAAATCCAAAACTTTAGCGTAATGTTTTTGTTTTAAAAATTGGACAAGACAAATAGCGATTTGCTGCTGGATATGGGCAAAGAGGTGGTAAGTTTTGGCATGCCGATTGAATGCATGCTGATTGAATGCATGCTGATTAAATGCATGCTGATTAAATGCATGCTGATTAAATGAATAAAAAGAGTCCAACACCACCGCCTTAATGCGCCATGCTTAAAATTAAAACTAAATTTTAGTATATTCTTAGCAAATTTTAGATAAGATTAAGCCTAATTTTTTCTAAATTTTAGGCATTTAAGGAATCAGTGTTTATGACGAGCGCTCTGTTAGGCTTACAAATTGTTTTAGCGGTATTGATTGTGGTGGTGGTTTTGTTGCAAAAAAGTTCTAGCATCGGCTTAGGGGCTTATAGCGGGAGCAACGATTCTTTATTTGGCGCTAAAGGACCCGCAAGCTTTATGGCGAAAATGACCATGTTTTTAGGCTTATTGTTTGTCATCAACACCATCGCTTTGGGCTATTTTTACAACA
This is a stretch of genomic DNA from Helicobacter pylori. It encodes these proteins:
- a CDS encoding 30S ribosomal protein S6 codes for the protein MRHYETMFILKPTLVEEEIKSKIEFYREVITKHHGVIETSLDMGMRNLAYEIKKHKRGYYYVAYFKADPSMILELERLYRINEDVLRFIVIKYESKKEVEAWHALVDRANKKPSHAKEKHEKTEHAHSHHAEEAKSTESHSE
- a CDS encoding RNB domain-containing ribonuclease, coding for MQGFLRSLFFGVKKIPKRFAPLVEKGVLKEALQSNKDRYLLKEGFDIGKIERVKNKAFFVSLAKNYPKDPLIKNLPPSFKTDALILCKIECSKKRPIAFFKAALFDAQDTMIAYLAKEKNQIVAIPFKEPFKKPILLKHSQKSLLELPRHCVVKIDLKKREISEILGALEDPLIDENLSLNLFDRIKDFSKDCLNLAQHYAQLKASDFKDRINYSHIPFITIDPKDAKDFDDAIFYDQEKRVLFVAVADVSEFVPKYSSLDKEARVRGFSVYFPNSVYPMLPLSLSQGACSLKAFEKRLALVYEIPLDNLENARLFQGVIEVRANCTYEEINHFLSTQQSSLDKDLQQSLLGFLEMALKLKKERLKKGFNFNSFENKLYLNKEGRIEKIETQTESNAHTLIEEAMLLANQSSANLLDKHFQNKGIYRTHKEPSLEQQKRLYDKLFDYEIVRPKNMGFFSFLEHALKIAKEKKLEREVSRLIIKSQNLALYSPMQESHFGLGFASYTHFTSPIRRYSDLALHRLLKELLFHQAKGCSYLLEETPELCAELNALQKKAALIERDFVKRKFARLALELLEKEFLGVVLEVKDWVVVGLKELIGLKVLVKTNKVFKSLEKVRVKITHADLVLGQVWGEITERIKEHVS
- a CDS encoding shikimate dehydrogenase, yielding MKLKSFGVLGNPIKHSKSPLIHNACFLTFQKELGFLGHYHPILLPLESHIKNGFLHLGLSGANVTLPFKERAFQICDKIKGIALECGAVNTLVLENDELVGYNTDALGFWLSLGNEGYQSALILGSGGSAKALACELKKQGLKVSVLNRSSRGLDFFQRLGCDCFMDPPKSAFDLIINATSASLHNELPLNKEVLKGYFKEGKLAYDLAYGFLTPFLSLAKELKIPFQDGKDMLIYQASLSFEKFSASQIPYSKAFEVMRSVF
- the yejB gene encoding microcin C ABC transporter permease YejB, coding for MIAYILKRLLLIIPTLLAIMTINFFLIQSAPGGPIEQMMAKINNTQSKEIQGVVKERSYRASQGLESDLLENLKKLYGFDKPIGERYLLMLKKYLQFDFGESFYRQIKVIDLIKEKLPVSISLGFFSTILIYLISIPLGIFKAKRNNEPLDVLSSVVIIVANAIPAFLFAVVLIVFFAGGNYWHWFPLKGLVSDNFESLSALGKIKDYLWHITLPILCISLGGFASLTLLVKNSFLDEMGKLYVLSAKAKGCSVGRIFYAHVFRNAILLVVAGFPQAFLGMFFSSSLLIEIVFSLDGLGLLGYESIVSRDYPVVFGSLYIFTLLGLVASLISDLLCVAIDPRIDFEKR
- a CDS encoding ABC transporter substrate-binding protein — protein: MVFKILGLWLGVFCFLKATPYLYLGEEPKYKDNFTHFEYANPNARKGGVLRNDAIGTFDSLNPFALKGTKAEGLDLIYDTLMVQSLDEPFAEYPLIAKDAQVAKDNSYVIFTLDKRARFSNNAPILASDVKFSFDTIMELGSPIYRQYYQDVKKAVVLDKHHVKFIFKTTENKELPLILGQLQIFSKKAFQKDYFEKNPLLIPVSSGPYVIASFDVGKKITYQKNPNYWARNLPSRKGQFNFDEIKFEYYKDETVALQAFLSGAYDWRLESTAKVWARGYVGKAMDNKKITKYLIAHKMPSGMQGFFFNTRREIFKDKRVREALFYAFDFEWANKNLFFSQYKRTTSFFSNSIYASPPLPSPEEKVLLAPYEKSLDERVFKEPYVVPRTDGVDVLGYNLRENLKYAQKLLESAGFSYKNMRLVDKNNKPFSFTLLLNSPAFERLALAFAKNLKVLGIEMKIQRVDLSQYVNRIKSYDFDMIVGVIGQSSFPGNEQRFYFGSLSAKEKGTRNYAGISSKAVDDLIEKIINAKDYKEQLAAIQAMDRVLLWGFYVIPHFYLPNYRIAAYNYIGMPEISPSYGFSPYLWWIKEKDLQ
- the trpS gene encoding tryptophan--tRNA ligase — translated: MHKKRVFSGIQPTGQIHLGNYLGAIKHWVEAQDEYENLFCVVNSHAITLPIDPIFLKSQSYELVKLLLACGINPKQSGLFIQSEIDEHPALAWLLNCQVSMGEMQRMTQFKDKSLKNPKSVNVGLFNYPILMASDILLYQSDLVPVGEDQKQHLELTRNIAEKFNRDFGSCFKVPEPLIAKVGARVMGLDDPKVKMSKSHQGANHAIFLLDEPDIIVRKIKKAATDSMGVIAFDEKREGVFNLLNIYMLLSNESPENIEERFKNKGYGDFKKELAEVMIQALKPIQERYKEISDDEVKAVLNGGVKKARPLAQATYQKAKELMGLV
- a CDS encoding methyltransferase domain-containing protein; amino-acid sequence: MDSFYSFNQHAFNQHAFNQHAFNQHAFNRHAKTYHLFAHIQQQIAICLVQFLKQKHYAKVLDLGSGSGAVFNALERQHIVIENFIALDNSINMLKLHPTHSINIQKISLEHADFEEHVFCDYDLIVSSSSLQWARDLKSVLEKIALFSKETALAIHTDFSLHEVHEFLGTPSPLRDLKTLKSLIKNAFKNFQIELENKRFALYFNRKQDALNYLKKCGLLGGSTLSFKQKKHFFQNMAFEKLSYEVLLFSGIKRS